GCCTGGTGCGGCAGTAGCCCCCGCCAGGCCACGTCCAGGCCCAGGCGGGCGGCATGGGCCTTCAAGGCCGGCGCCGCCGGTCCGTCGCCGATGACCGTCAGCCGGAAGCCCGGGCCGGCCCGGGCTACGGCTTCCAGCGCGTCCGGGAGCCCCTTCTTGTCCTCGAACCGGCCGACGAACAGCACCTCGATCGGCATGCGCGGAAAGCGCGGCCGGAAGTTGATTCGCGCAAAGTCGACTCCGAGCGGGTGGATGCGTACCTTGGCCGGCGGGCAGCCCAGGTCGCACAGGCGCGAAGCGGCATGCGGCGCTTCCGCGACGACCAGGCGGGCGGCCGCGAAGACTTCCCGGTAGGCGGCGGCCCACCAGGGATCTCGGGCGAGAGTGTAATCGTGGCCGTAGAACGACACGACCAGGGGCGCCCGCACCAGGCGGGACCGGTAGCCCTGGTCGCCGAAGTGCGCGTGAACCACGTCGTGGGGGCCGAGATCGCGGGCGGCAGCCGCCACCAGGCGCGCGTAGACCGCGCCGAACCGGCGGTCTCCGCGGAGCGGCCAGGCCCTTCCGGCCAGGTGCTGGTAGGCCGCGCCGAGCAGGCCGACCACGGGGATGCCGTCGGTCAGGGCCACCAGGCGGGGATCCCGGGGCGCCCCGTCCCGGACCAGCGCCAGGATCCGCGGCTCGGGAGCGTCGGCGACGAGCCTGGCGAGCCAGGGTTGCGTGAGGGGGAGCCACGCGAAGACCGAGTGGAGCGTGCGCACGGATCTCACGAGTGCGAGCATGGGCGCGGTTGCGGAGCGGTGTCGTGTGGCCAGGCTGAGACGTACTCCGGGCCAATTGACCAATGGTTAAGGAAGTGCTATTAGTATGGGCCGCGGGGTGGAGCAGTCCGGTAGCTCGTCGGGCTCATAACCCGAAGGTCGTAGGTTCAAATCCTACCCCCGCAACTCACGAGGCCCCGGTCCTGCGACGGACCGGGGCCTCTTCGTTCCAGCGAGGTCCGATCGATGAAATTCCTGCATACCCGACTCAAGGTCCGCGATCTCGAGCGGGCGGTGGCGTTCTACACCACGCACCTGGGGTGCAAGGAGAGCCGCCGTACGGTCTCGGGGCGCGGGACGCAGATCGCGTTCCTCGAATTGCCGGGCGTCGGGGCCTTCCTCGAACTCTCGTACCTCCCCTGGGACCCCGACTTCAGGCTCGACGAGGACATCATGCATCTGGCCTTCGAGGTCACGGGGATGGAGGCGACGGTGGAACGGCTGCGCGCTGCGGGCGTCAAGATCACCGAGGAGCCCGAGCGGTCGAAATCCGGCACCTGGATGGCCTTCATCGAGGACCCGGACGGCTACGAGATCGAGTTGCTAGAGCACTTCACCTAGTGTCCCGCTTCGGAAGTGGGTTGTGCATTCGGCGAGCAATCGCGAATCCAGGCAAGGAGCCGGTTCGCGCCGTGTACTTCCAGTGGAACGCGTACACAAGCTAAACGGCGACGCAGCCTGGGTTTGCGAGGGCCGGCGAAGGCACAATGGACTTCCGGAGCGGGACACTAGCGACCGGCAGGGTCACTGGCCGGAGCGAAAATCGCTCCGGCCAGCTTTGGCGGGGGGCTCAGGGGCCCGAGCGGGTCCGGAACTGGCGTTTTCGCGCCTGATTCGCCGGCGCCTTGGCCAACTCCAGCTTGAACCCGGGCTTCTTGATCTGGCCGGGCGAGCCGTTACCGGCCCCGCCCTTGCCCGCCCCCGTAGCAGGGTGGCGCAGCCTGTCGGCCAGATCGATGTGCCAGTTGAATCGGGACTTCTTCATACCGTTTCTCCTTTCGACAAGAGGTGTACGGATACCGGGTCCAAGTCGGCGGGCGGCCGGCGGAGCCGGGCCCACCGCACCGTCCGCGCCGCGACCATCAGGGCCGCCGCCGCCAGCATGGCGATGCCGTACAGGCGGAAGGATCCGGCGGCCCCCAGGGTCTTGAGCAGGAACGGCGTCATCGCCGAACCGACGAAGGCCGCGAGGCACACGGCCAGGATCCAGGCGGCGTTGACGCGCCCCATGGTCTCGCGGGGCACCGACGTGGCCATCCGGCGG
The nucleotide sequence above comes from Candidatus Tanganyikabacteria bacterium. Encoded proteins:
- a CDS encoding glycosyltransferase is translated as MRSVRTLHSVFAWLPLTQPWLARLVADAPEPRILALVRDGAPRDPRLVALTDGIPVVGLLGAAYQHLAGRAWPLRGDRRFGAVYARLVAAAARDLGPHDVVHAHFGDQGYRSRLVRAPLVVSFYGHDYTLARDPWWAAAYREVFAAARLVVAEAPHAASRLCDLGCPPAKVRIHPLGVDFARINFRPRFPRMPIEVLFVGRFEDKKGLPDALEAVARAGPGFRLTVIGDGPAAPALKAHAARLGLDVAWRGLLPHQAVREALDRADLLIAPSRTAASGDTEGGLPIVVVEALAAGLPVLATRHADLPWAVEDGRTGRLVPERDPAALAAALQGMAAHPERWPIMGALGRAAVLARHDARRQPGRLRALYEEATAGKPCATPTTTSGRSGNSGTLGNTNV
- a CDS encoding VOC family protein translates to MKFLHTRLKVRDLERAVAFYTTHLGCKESRRTVSGRGTQIAFLELPGVGAFLELSYLPWDPDFRLDEDIMHLAFEVTGMEATVERLRAAGVKITEEPERSKSGTWMAFIEDPDGYEIELLEHFT